Genomic DNA from Nyctibius grandis isolate bNycGra1 chromosome Z, bNycGra1.pri, whole genome shotgun sequence:
cagaaaaataagatgtatCCTAGAGAGTGGAACAGAGATGTGCAGTACAGAGGTAGAGTACGAATCCAGCTCAAACAAGATGACGGCAACCCATGTTTACCTCAGTTTCCAACACGTGAGTAGAGTACCTGGGTTAGGCACTTTATCTGCTAATAAACCAGAAAgactttgtttgttttgttatgttaCCAGCTTGTTTAATTAGTTTCACTATTATAAATTTTACAGCTTTACATTAAATCTCTTTACCTGTATAAGTCAACCAAATCAATCTCTTTGCCTGTATAAGTAAACCAAATCAAGTTGGCGTGTGAGCGTTGAGTGGAGTTTGTAAAATGCTGTTGTCTTTgacctgctgcttcttcagtgGTTGCATTCAAGGTGCTTGTGGGGAGTGTTGTGTGATTGCTGTGCTGAACAAAGCAGCTATTCAGTTTTGGCTTATTGTTTTATTAACAGTTAAAACGGaggattttatattaaaatggcTAAATTCCACTGTTTTCTTGGGTTACATATCTCGACTAGGCCTCAGTGTGGATGCCAAACTGATAAAATATAATACTGAGTTCAGCTGAGTTTTCTGCTGGCCATATTAATAAATTAacagtggaacatctccctttaACCAATTAACAGGAATGGTTCATCTTGAATGACAAGtcattcttttgcatttttcctgaaaattaatCAGTGTGTGAAAGGGAAGCAAATATCTATCTGAAAAAGTGTGTATCTTAAGGGAAGAACAAGAAGAATACTGCATCTAGAGTAGCGTAAGAATGCTGTTGGTCAGAAGGAGACTATTCAAAACCATATTcctgctggaaggcagcagtgCCATTCTGAAAATGGTTGTAGGTTTTGCCTGGTCATTCTGTCCCTGGTATTTTAGGCCATTAAGAGGTGAAGGGAAAGAGTAACAGGAAGGATGTAGATACTTTGGAGATGTTTGTCAGGTTATGTGCCTGTTCCAGTCTGCTGTGACATTTATTGGTcctgtgcttttttaaaatcaaaaaaaaaaggttgagaaGAGTTTTTCACAACCTTCTAGCTACACAGAGGAAGGAAGCAGAACTCCTAGGCTTTATGTCTAGTTTAACAGAAATCTAAAGTGGGGCTGAAGTTTCTAACTTTGAAAATGATGCAAATGTTCTTAACAGTGTAGGCATGCATTGATCTCTCCCTGTATCTTTAGGTAAATCAGTAATGCTGTATGCTGCAGAAACCATTcccaaactgaaaacaagaacCCAAAAGATGGGAGGTAGCGATCAAAGCCTTCAGCAAGGAGAGGGAGGCAAGAAAggtaaagggaagaaaaagaaatgaccCCACATCTGGAATAATTGTTACATCGCATATTTATACTTGCAACAAATGTGGATGGACACATTTCTTGCTGCAACTTTGAAGTGAAAGATACAAGCAAGAAATGAACAGGTGAAGCTGAGTAGAACTGCCTGCTTTTCTTGGAACTGGAATGCATGTAGCTGCATCACATCTGTGTAACAATAAATCTGTCTTCACACACAACCTGCAGTCTGAAGCTAGCATCTGGTTTTAAAAAGGGGAGAGCATAAGCGAAAGGGGTGGGTGGGAGAGTTAttatttccagaagaaatattcagcttttgataaataaatattcttatGCAGACTAGATATCTAAAAACTGGTTGCCTTAGTAAACCATTTCTCTGTCCTAGTGAGGTGATTGTCTTAATTCTGGAGGGTCTGTGTCactaacagaaaaatgtaaatcaatGAAGTTAAGGCTCTGTAAACTTCCTTTGCTAATAATCTTTCACAACTGTCAAGTGTACTAATAAAGGCAAcatgttaaattttaaaaacgTAATTTTATAGAATACTTTTTCCAAAAGTGTTAATTTTTTCTCCACAGCCTCTTGTAAAGAAGACACTGACATATATTATAAGGATAATATTGTAAAGTTTTAAggtcatttgaaaaaaatagctcCCTTTTGTGTCTTGTCTACTACGGGATACCACATTATCCTATTTAGGGTTCTTGTTTGAGAGCTTAGGAAACGTGGCTTTATTTTATACCTGTCATACTATTTCAGATGTCTGAGGCCTGCAATATCTGGTAAcgtaaaatatttattttttttagtgtagTCCACAGACAGGGACAGAAAGTTACTTGGAGAACATGAGTTGGTCAGAACAGCTGTCCGGTAGCAAGGCTTCTTTGAAGTAATTAAGAAATGTTCTGCGCAAGTTAAAGGAGGGATAGTTTTGTATaaggagactgaaaaagaagcagcagtacctgttttgagtttaaaaaaggaaatcctGCATGAGTTTTCTAATCCTGACTATATGGAAACAAAGTCAGCGGAATGCTTTCACAGATGACTACTGGAAGCCAGTTATCAGATTatttttgatacatttttaatgtggcAATATTCTTTTTTAGGATTTGTCTTGtttgttgtcctggtttggactaggacagacttttcagttaagtttcttttaagcaaATGCCTTGTGTGGGTAGTTgaagcagtggaagcagagcAACTGACAACGCAGAGGTAAACctgtttgggctgctgaattgcgGCAACATATTGCTGCCCGGCTACAGAGACTAATCGTGAATGTGTGccatgtagatgctcatgtacctgAAAGTCAGGCCACCAGGGAACATCTAAACAACCAATGGGTGGACtaggctgctaaagtgttcctAACAAATTTAAGACTGGGAACACAGAGATGAACTGTTTCTAGCTTGATGGgcccatgacacttcaggtcatcaagggagagatgcaacatacagatgggctcatgACCAAGGAGTGGACTTAACCATAGACACTATTGCACAGGTTACCCAtgactgtgaaacatgcgctgcaattaagcaagcaaaatggttaaaacctttgtggtatgaAGGAGTGGTGGTTTAAATATgaatatggggaggcctggcaaattgactacatcacactccctcaaacctgccagggtaaaagctatgtgcttaccatggtggaggcaaccaccagATGATTGGAAgcatactctgtgccccatgccactgcccggaacactatcctgggccttgaaaagcaaatcttacggcaacacggcacgccagagagaattgagttggacaatgggactcCAAAAACAATCTCATAaacaactgggccaaagagcatggcatcaagtgggtatatcacatcccctatcatgcatCAGCCTCTGGTAAAAGTGAATGGTACAATGGgttgttaaaaactaccctgaaagcagtGCAGGGTGGAAGCTTTAAAAGTTGGTATAtgcatttggcacaagccaccTGGCTAGTTAACAGCAGCAGGTCTATCAATTatgctggccctgctcagtcagacctgCATACGGTAGACGGAGATAAAGTCCCCGTGGTGCATGAAAGGtgtctgttgggaaaaactgtctaggtttttcctgcttcaggcaaaggcaaacccattcatgggacTGCTTTCGCCCAAGGGCCTGGATGTACTTagtgggtgatgctggaggatggtgaagtccaatgTTTGCCTCAGGGGGACCTAACTCTGGGTTAGAACACTCAgttttgaactgtatgatgttaataaCAGCATGATATTAACAGTGTTCAAGAAGTATCTTTCAGGTTCACGCAGTGGTGATGAAACCATAGCTGGTttcatcaagtggcatccagtaacaTCTTTGAGgttgacatctttaacctgcaacccgtgggcacaaaccaTGAGAAATATCattaccatctctcctgccctgagagactgctatgccagatggaaacccacaatcatggactagtgatatctgtatatatgttTGGAAATAGAAAAAGGAGTGGTGAGCTGAGTATAACATAGatggtatggaataaggagTGGAATGTCATGGTTTGGACTAGGatagacttttcagttaagtgtcttttaagtgactactttctgaagttggCTACACGGGCTtgttgccatgggaactagggttcctgttgggtctctttgtcccacagaggaaggaacCGTAAAGTGCCACACCTGCGGGGAGcagtggacaggacaggtgacccaaacgGGACcacggggtattccatcccacacacatgATATACTCAGTATacagctgagggaccacgagggttgtgctctcttcccctgtggacaacatcctgggaggaccctgcccGCACTCCTGCCATCgctcctgaacccggttcctgctgctgctgggtctGGTCCGGGACTGCCtagcgcctgccctgcagtgtcagcagGGACGCAGTCGTCATCAGAGCGGGGGGAGCCCAGTAGctgttttgtatacagttcattatttattatattctttcttttcattgtttattaaaactgttttaactttccaacccataagtctctcccttttctcttttccttttcccctctggagaaggagaaggttaatagagagcatctaacagcccacccagccttaaacggtgacAACAGATAAGGCTTCACTTGGAACAAGTACTCCCCTAAGGATGGCCATAATAAAAACAAGCGTAACAGGTCACGTTTCTACGCTTTAGCCTAATGGGATAATTTAACATGCTGTTAGTGGCTATAGATCTCTGCCATCCTCCCTACATCCAGTTCTAACAATGTGAGATTTGGGGAAACAGGAGCCTCCGGTCTGGAGCTGCCACTTCTTTTTATACCTTTGCTTTTGTGGATTGTAAAATTCAAGATTAGTTTGAGATTAGTTTGGATAAGCACAAGTACATCCCAGAGAGATTTTTCGTTGCTTCTTTCTGCCTTACAAAGTCCACTGGCATTCAGCAAAAAAGAAGCATGTAGAGAATTCATGTGCAATATTTGGGTGAAGGCTTGCAAGCCAATGTTTAAGAGCATTCATTACAAAGCAACTTCCACTTGAAAAACGTTACAGCTTCTTTTGGGATCCTGAGCCTTTGAAggcaaggaaatatttttggagATCCTGTTTTAttccagttttacttttaaCATATGGGCAAAagtatttaatacaaaaaaaaatcacatttggtTATAATTGTGGACCACCAGCATCTATTCTGCCATTCAATTTACACACATCTAAGTGCACACGACATTACGTTTATGACTCCAACCAGTTTTTAGGTTTGCTTTTTGTAGCAAACCCCCTGAAATTTCTGATAACTTACAGCTTTTCTTGCATGCTTGCCAACTCTTTCCACGTATacataaacaaaatgttttattctttgttctGGAGTAATTtgccttttgctttgcttggtACTAGGAAAATGTGATCACAgtgtcaaaaataaaatatggtaATATGTCACAGCTTTTTGGTAAAGTGGTAGAATCCTTGTTACAAAGACCTTTCAGTTTGTGAAGGGTCGATTCTAGTGGGGCTTCAGTCTCTCCATATACAGTGACACAAATATGCACAGAATATGTAGAGTTACAGAAGATGtgattaatattaaataataaaaaatggcTCTTGGTTTTAGCATGGTTGAATACCATTCTGAAGCCTTCAAGCCCCTGTGTCAACTGCACTCTTATGTGTGTTTCCCAGAAAGGGAGGGATGGTTTTGTTGTGCTCTGCATTTATCcactacaaacaaaaaaaaaatacaaagtcaaCACATTAACAATATAAACAAATGGCTTTAGTAACTGTTATTCAACCACTGTTCAACACACAGGGCAAATGAAGAGCCACAAGTGAAAACATTGCCTCTTACCTCAAAAAGTTTCTCTTTATGCGATTTCAGTTAAGGAAAAGCTATCCTTTATCTTTCCGTTGCCATGCCACAACATAAATCAATCCCTGAGGACCTTTCAGAAAGACGCCTGTCCCTGCTTTACCTCAATGGGAGACTTTTCCTTTATGTGGGGTCAGTGCAAGCCCCTTCCCACCGGACACCAGCTTCTCCAGTTCACCTCTCAGGGCACCCCGGGAGACTGGCTTTCACACGACTGAGGCACAAGAGGTATGACATTTCCATCTGAATGTACTTCAAGTAAACCCCATATTTAGCCTATGAACATGGCAGCTTTCCTCCAGCCAAAACGTTCTCAGGGCCAACTAGGCAGCCTGGCTGAGGCAATGCTCTCCTGAAATGAAGCCTGAAGGCACGTCTTGCTGACGTGGCAGGACAGCAGCCAGGATAACAAGGACTGACCACTCTGGTGGTTCACCTCTCTGTGCACAAGGTGCTGGCATCTTCCTGAAACAAGAGGTACCCAATGGAGGCGCCGATTTTGCCAGCTGCTGGGACCCAGCTTTCTGCTTTAGCATCTCTGGTGTcgctctgctcttcccagcaTAGACAGTCAGGATCTTCTACCATGACAGCGTAGCAGCTTTCCAGAGGACCGCAGCATCTGTTCTGTGTTCACTCAGGACTGCGTTCAAAGTCCCTGAAGCTCTGCGACATGGACAAAAACCCTCACATGTGCCGCGGTCAAAATTTTCCTTCACTTCTGTGCTGTTACCACAACTGCTGGGAATCGGGAATGGCAGTGCGTGTAACATAGTGAGATGCTTTGGGCTTCTCAGgagtgaaaaaaacacaaacctgtATTTTGCTAttctagaaaatgaaaaaagacagaCTTCAGATTGCAGACATTGTGCCATGAATACACATACATGTACTGAGGCCATTTTCTGTCATGTAAGTCATATCCCAATAAAAACACAGATCCCTAGTGATGAGGCTCCAGACGGGCTGTGGCAGCAGTCAGTAGGACTGGCAGCAGTCAGCCTGTGCAGAAACTTTCTTGGTCTCTTCCCCAGACCGGTACCAGACTCCGCAGCACCAAACAGACCGACTGTTCGTTACCCCACTTTCAGAGTTTCAAGATAGAAGAGACTACTGGATCTGACGTCTAAATACCAGGCCCATCCAGATAGCCTGTGCTGAGACCAAAGTCTGCTGTTAAACCACAGAATACCCTTCTTGTGGAGATTAAAATGCATGTTACAGGCAGAGGACCTTTTCACCAGTGTGTTAGCTGGCTATGTGCATCTTGCAGgcaaagcaaagctgagcttACAGCTTGATCTGACAGCCACGAAGAGGCTGAGTGTCTCTCCACTGACTTTACGGAGATGTGGATGCAGTTTTGTGTCCACACACCACCCTCTGCAACTTTGACCCTTCAAGGGACTGAGCAGAATGAGAGAAAAGATCAAGCCGTACCCAGACTGGCATTCACATCATTAGCTGCGGCAAGGTCAGCTAAaggaaaaacagtcccacaacATCATCAGTTGATTATCGGTGCGTTTTGTTCAACTGGCGCAGCACAAAGTCACATCAACATCAACAGCTTCCCTCTCTCAGACACACCAGCACCCAAGCCTACACAGTCAACCATGTGGTATTGGTGTAGCGCTCATTAGCACTTCTCACACCTGCAGGTGTATGTGGTTTGCCACGGGCAGTCATACTGCAATTGGGAAACTCCGGCTACAAAGCTAGCAAACGGTTCTTGATCAAAAGCCATTCAGTTTAGCACTTTCGTTGTCCCTTTTTAGCACAAGTTTAGAGTTGGCACAATATTTACTGATGAAGCACAAGCGTTAGATTGCAGCGGAACTTTTGTCTTAGCGCTGAGGTATTACGAGACATTGCTAAAAATCTGCAGTCATAGACAGATCAATGGGAAGTGAAAAACGGTACAAATGCTAAGTGTCTGAGCTGTCTCGCTACTGTGCAGagcataaaacagaaaaaaatcaggaaaattgatgaaaaattgaGTATGTTTTAGTCTAAAGGCAAAGGGAACCATATAAAACATAAACCCCAGTTATAGCTGTATCAACAAAAAAATAGGCCAGGTTTGAGAAGGTTGGTTAGCAAATACTGCTTCAAACACTCCAGGAGTgatttgctttcagtttctgAGCCTTTTGCTGAAGTGTGATCAACAGAAAGGTACCAGCAGGGCTGAATTCCTAGGGCAAATCTTTAGCTGCTATGAATCAGTGTAGCTCCCTCTGCTTTGTGACTGGTTGTGAGATCAAGAAAGTGTTGGTAGTTGTAAATGAAATTTATGAGCTACCCAGTTGTTTGGTTAGCTATAACTTATTGCTATGCTCAGCTCAGAAACCAGCAAATACCAGATAGAAGTGCAATCTAAATCCTCTCTAAAGGGACCCATGCAATGCTTCCTCAAGCAGGTATACAAAGATTTCTGTGCCTATTCCAGGAGCTGGCTGCTTTTGCCACTTTTGAGAGAACGGTGCGATAAACATTTGAAGATACCAGCAGCACTGAAGTCCATTAATTCTCCTCTTTGCACTTTCACACCTGCAGTGGTTGGAGCTTTTAACACAGCTATCCACAACTACTACAGATACCTCTGTTGAGGTACTCTGCACCCTCAGCCACAGACATACAAGGCTTTTACAGCACGACTCTGCTAAACTCTGCACTTTGCACAACCTTTCATATAAAGGGTTTCTTTCCCTCTACTCGCCCCTACTTCTAGCTTCATTTTCTGGTATCTCCAGACCTTCATAGATGTTTGCCTACTTAGGTGATTCCTGCAATTACACTCTCCTCGCCTAAGTTCACCCTCCTATATCGCTTCTACTAAGACACGTTCAAGATTCACCACTTTCTTCTTGCTCTTGGAGAATATTGCACAACTCCAGACTAGTGAGAGAATAAACCCCAAAAggcatgtatttttcttccttctctttggaAGAGGATAAAAAGTGAGCTACTGAAGTCATCCAGGTTCTCTCCTTTGGTGGAGGTGACGACATAGTGATAATGAGAGATCAACAAGAACAACACACGGTCAGTGttaaaggaggagaaaatgtgCAGTGGAGTTATCCAAAAAGGAATAAATCTGTGATTGTACAAAGTATATGTGTAGTAATCTTTAATAGCATATATAGACTGCAGCCTACGAACAGGACAGCCGAAGCACAGCAATAGCAAGTGCAATTATGTCAGCCATGTTTGTTTAAATTTGGCAGTGTATGGTTACAGCTCTGTACCCATACAACTCAACCCCAACTCTCACACAGAAACAACCGATCACCTCACTCTCCTTCTGCAGCTGTCGAAACCTCAACGTAATTTATCACTTGTCCTACAGTCTAATAATTTGCTAGGTACCTTCACACAGCAATGAAGCAAGCACTGGTTAGCTTCTGTGTTGCCATAAGAAATGCTAAAATTACTTATGCTGGGTTGACAAGGCACTTACAGACCCACTTTGGTTCAAAGGTATCTTTACTCCTACTGTGAATCTGAGATCCTTGCTGCTCATagagttattttttattttctcttacaaTGGGACATATCACAGGAAGACGAACAGCTCTGCAAGCAAGTTCCCTTGCCTTGCTCTCGGTCTTGGCATCCTCTGTCCTGGAAACCACCCTTCTaatctgctctgcagctgctaaAGTACTGTGGCATTATCTTCTTGTTTgtctgcagaaataaatatttgcatgtaaaagtactttataaatatattcatgAGGGAGCTGTTTGTCCAATCGACAGCAGAAAGGCAGTTGTGCCGTAAGGGTGATTTTCTACCTGTAGTTGGAAAACAATGAACAAATATTACACAAAAATAACATCTGCACTTCTTGCCTACCTTTCAATCACAAGACGTTATCCTTACAGGTCAGGTGTATCAACAagactttctgttttttctgtgactGCTTGGGGATCATATGTTTTAGCCTCATGTCTGTTCTTCAAAGTACATGCCATTCCCCTTTCTGAGCAGATATTATCTTACAGCCTGGAAGCTGTGTGCTGTTTGCAGACAAGACCCATCAAAAAACAACTGGCTCGGGAAGAATCGCTGAGCTTGGGCCAGTCAGGGATAATTGCTTTTCTAACAACTAAACGATGTGGGGAAGATCATCCTGTCCTCCTTGGAGCCCTCCAGAGAGGAGGGTGAGTTGGAGAAGGCTCCTTTGGGGACAGAGCTTCGAAAAACAAAGATGTGATATCTCCTGTGGAGTGAAGTATAGTTGAGAACGCAGTTTTCCACCGAGTGGGCTGATGAAAGGGATTTGATATGGTGAATTTATTGTCCTTGGAAGAATGATGCTGAATGTTCAAAGGGGAGAGTCTGGGCTGAGCTGGAGAATGCCTTTAAACACCCAGTGTTGTCAGTTACTTTTGCCTGTCACTGCTTCTGAAGAAAGTAACTGTTTCCCTCTCAGATCTGACCCTTAGTAGCTATGTAGCCAGCTGGCAAATGTTTCATAGCCAGACCTTCTTCATCTGTTTCTTAGCTTCTCTTCTGTAATGCTTGCTATGTTATAAAGCCTTTCGATTCTGGAAATTTGGTTTTGCAGTGCCATTAAGTGTTTTCATTCTACCTTAAGGCTCCTTAGCATAAGCCAAgtttatcttcttttccttcaatgCCCTAATACAGAGCTCATATAatataaagatttttctgtattaGGTGGAAAAATagctaaaagcaaacaaaatagtGTCCTTCCTGATGGCCTCAGAGAAGCCATGCTGCCCTGAGCAGTCAGTTCTCTGATGGAGCAACAGCAATGATACGGGCCCTTTTGGAGTCCATCaaagctccctgcctgcctgtttAGATTATCTTCCTTTTACCTAGAAATCAGAATACAGGGAAGGGGCTTGAATGTCTGTCTGACCAAAGTGCAGCTGGGGTCTGGCCCCAGGAAGAGGCCCTGGGATCCATGTCCTGCACGTTGTCTCTGAGGAGCTGATCGTGAGGTTAGCGAGCTCTGGTCTCTCTAATGCTGTACTCCCACTATGAGCTGCTGAAGATCCACTCCAAGACTAAggaattctgtgattttgtagTCACCTGCACAATGTTGATGAGTCCCTGTGACTCTGAGCTGGCTGACAAGGTGTGGATCTGGACTTGCTCTGTAAGAGGATAGTGAGGTCcatttacaattttcttttctgcagaggtGAAGCCAACTCTTGCTTAATTTTGCAGCCGGTGCTGCTTAGACGAGCAAAGCTGATAACTTGATAGTGGCCAAAGTCAAAAGGAAACTTTCTCATGGGAGGAAAACAGTTGCAGGGGAGGAGTTCTGCCACAAAGCACTTTaaagcttcttcaaatacactctTAGAAAGCAGTTAAGGCTAAACTATTGGCTTAGAAGCAAGCCCTAAATTTCAAAACATGCCAGGAAGTACTGCCTAATTGAGtaatagagagagagagaggcttaTCCTGAACAGCATGAGCAGCTTCATGCCAAAaaatctggaatattgtgt
This window encodes:
- the SRP19 gene encoding signal recognition particle 19 kDa protein isoform X3, which encodes MAAAATAASAADKERFICIYPAYLNNKKTIAEGRRIPIDKAVENPTSTEIQDVCAAVGFNVLLEKNKMYPREWNRDVQYRGRVRIQLKQDDGNPCLPQFPTRKSVMLYAAETIPKLKTRTQKMGGSDQSLQQGEGGKKGKGKKKK